Below is a genomic region from Pseudomonas frederiksbergensis.
ACAGTCGTCGAAGCCATTCATCCGCCGGCCGGTGCGGCCAACGCCTATCACGGTGTGCAAGCCGCGCAAATTGGCGCGCAAGCCTTGATCTCGCGCGAGCGCGGTGCGGCTGCCGAGCAGACCAATCAGGCGCAATTTCAGGCCAGTGTCGCCCATGACCAGGCGCTGGCCACGGCCCGCGAAGTCAACGCCACGGCCCAGGCCGCCGACTTGCGTTTTGCAGCCGAGCGCAAGGCTTACGCGGCAGCCGGTCGGGCCTTCGTGCTGGAGCAATACTTCGCCCAGCTGTCGCAAGGCCTGGCCAACGCCAAAGTGCTGGTTCTTGATCATCGTCTGGGCGGCAACAGCACGCCGACCATCGACTTACGCAGCTACGCGTTACCCGCCACTTTACCGACTGACACTGCGCCGTCACGTCAACCCGTTCAGTCAGGAGCCGTCAATTGAGCCCGTCACATACCCACGAGCCGCATGATCATCACGACCACGTCGGCCATGACCATGGCGGACATCATCACGGCCACCATCATCATCACCATGGTGATCCGCAAGAGGCGGGTCCGTTCCCGTGGCGGCGTATGGGCTGGGCGGCGCTGCTGGTACTGTTTGCCATTGCCGCGGCCAGTCTGGTGCAAGTGCGCTCGGGCGAGGCGACGGTGATTACCCGTTTTGGCAATCCTTCGCGAGTACTGCTGGAGCCAGGCCTCGGCTGGCGCTGGCCGGCACCGTTCGAGGCGGCGATTCCGGTAGACCTGCGACTGCGTACCACCTCCAGCGGTTTGCAGGACGTGGGCACACGCGATGGTTTGCGGATCATCGTTCAGGCCTACGTCGCGTGGCAGGTGCAGGGTGATCCGGACAATGTGCAGCGCTTCATGCGAGCGGTGCAGAACCAACCGGACGAGGCGGCGCGGCAGATTCGTACGTTTGTGGGCTCCGCGCTCGAAACTACCGCCAGCAGTTTCGACCTGGCCAATCTGGTGAACACCGACGCCAACCAGGTGCATATCGCTGATTTTGAGGCGCAACTGCGTAAGCAGATCGATCAGCAACTGCTGACCACTTACGGCGTGCGTGTGCTGCAAGTGGGCATCGAACGGCTGACATTGCCGTCCGTAACCCTGACCGCAACCGTCGACCGTATGCGCGCCGAGCGTGAAACCATTGCCACTGAACGCACGGCTATCGGTAAGCGCGAAGCGGCGCAAATCCGTTCTGCCGCCGAGCGCGATGCGCGTATCGTCCAGGCCGACGCCACGGTGAAAGCTGCAGACATTGAGGCTCAATCGCGGGTTGAAGCCGCGCAAATCTACGGCAAGGCTTACGCTGGTTCGCCGCAGTTGTACAACTTGCTGCGTTCGCTGGACACCTTGGGCACGATGGTAACGCCGGGCACCAAGCTGATCCTGCGTACCGATGCCGCGCCATTCCGGGTGTTGGTGGATGGGCCACCGACACTGGATAACAAATCCGGGTCGCAGCCATGAGTGTGGTTCCACGTGGAACAAATGAACTTGGCAGCCCGTGGATTCAGGCGGGGCGCCTGACATTTCTCGCGCTTTATGCGATTACGGTGCTGGCTGCGTTGGCTTGGGCTTTCTCCAATGTGCGGCAAATTGATCCGCAGAATCGCGCCGTGGTGTTGCACTTCGGAGCACTGGATCGTATTCAGAACGCCGGTTTGCTGTTGGCGTGGCCGCGTCCGTTCGAACAGGTGATTTTGTTGCCGGCGGCGGATCGGGTGATCGAGCGGCGGGTAGAGAATCTGCTGCGCTCTGATGCCGCACTGCAAGGTGAGCGAGTGGCGAGTTTCGCCACACCGCTCAGCGATGCGCTGGCCGGCTCGGGGTATTTGCTCACCGGCGATTCGGGCGTGGTTCAACTGGACGTTCGGGTGTTTTACAAAGTGACCGAACCTTACGCCTTCGTCCGGCAGGGTGAACATGTACTGCCGGCGCTGGATCGTTTGGTGACTCGCAGTGCGGTGGCGCTGACGGCTGCGCGAGACCTCGACACTATTCTGGTCGCTCGGCCGGAGTTGATCGGTGCTGACAATCAGGCCGCCGAACGTCGCGAACGCCTGCGCGGTGATCTGGTGCAAGGGATCAATCAACGCTTGGCCGAGTTAGCCGCGACGGGGCAGGGACTGGGCATCGAGGTCGCCCGGGTCGACGTGCAATCGAGTCTGCCCGGACCTGCGGTCAATGCTTTCAACGCGGTACTGACCGCCAGTCAGCAGGCAGATAAAGCCGTCGCCAACGCACGTACTGATGCCGAAAAACTCACTCAGACCGCTACCCAGCAAGCTGACCGCGCACTGCAAGTGGCTCACGCTCAAGCCAGCGAACGCCTGGCCAAAGCGTCGGCCGACACCGCTGCGGTGCTCAGCTTGGCGCAGGCGCAACAGAAGGGGACCGACCCGGAAATGCTTCTGCGGATCTACCGCGAGCGTATGCCGAAAATTCTCGGCCAAGCCGGCTCGGTCACGACGGTCAACCCTAAAGACGATTCCCGCCTGATCATTCAGGGAGCCGAACAATGACAGCTCAAACCGCCGCCGCGCCAAGCATGCTCAGCACGGCCGAACAACGCAGCGCTGCACGCCAATTGACCTTGGCGATGCTCGCTTTGGGCTTGCTCGGTCTGGGGCTGGTCTGGCGCTGGTTGTCGCCGGAGCAAACCGGTGTCAGCCAGTTGTTGCTCGGGCTGGCTTCGTTGCTGGTAGCCGTTCCGGTCATGCGTTCGGCCTGGTACAGCCTGCGTTACCCGAGCCTGCACGGGATCACCGATCAACTGATCGCTCTGGCGATGATGGGGGCCTGGGCTACGGGCGATCTGCTGACCGCGGCCTTGTTGCCGATCATCATGATCTTTGGCCACGTGCTGGAAGAGCGCAGTGTGATTGGCTCGCAGGAAGCGATCCACGCGCTGGGTCGTCTGACGCGTAGCCACGCCCGCAAGGTTCAGGCCGATGGCTCGATAATCGAAATCGACAACGCTGCGTTGAAGGCTGGAGACATCGTCGAAGTGCGCGCAGGCGATCGAGTACCGGCCGATGGATTGGTGCTGTCTGGCCAGGCGAGCCTGGACACCGCGCCGATTACCGGTGAGTCGGTGCCGCTTGAGGCCACTGTCGGCATGCAGGTATTCGGCGGGGCGATCAACCTTGATGGTTTGCTGCGGCTGGAAGTGACCCGCACCGGTAACGAATCGACCCTCGGCAAAGTCATTGCGCTGATGCAAAGTGCCGAGCGCTCCAAACCACCGATCACCCGTTTGCTGGAACGCTATGCCGGCAGCTACATGGTGTTGGTGTTGCTGTTGGCCGCTGTGACCTGGTTTGTCACCAATGATGCGCAAGCGATGCTCGCGGTACTGGTTGCCGCGTGCCCGTGCGCGTTGGTGCTGTCGGCCCCGGCCACCGCGATTGCCGGGATCGCGGTGGCGGCGCGCCACGGGATCCTGATTCGCAGCTCGGCATTCCTCGAAGAGTTGGCGGACCTGACATCACTGGTGGTCGACAAGACCGGCACCCTGACGTTCGGCACGTTGCGTTTACAGTCAATCGACAGCCCGATCGAGGACCGCGGCCCCTTGCTGAAGCTGGCCGCCAGCCTCGGCTCGGCCAGCAGTCACCCGGTCAGTCGGGCGTTGGCCGGGTTGGTCGCTCAGGAGCATTTCCTGCTGCTGTCGGACATTCGCGAACGCCAGGGCCTGGGTGTGGTGGCGATGACCGAGCAGGGCGAAGCGGCGCTCGGCCGACCGGAGTTGTTTGCGCAATTGGGCATCGCCACCTCGACCGTGCCGGAGCACGACGGGCCTATTGCCGGTCTGGCGTTGAATGGGCGTTTCCTTGCGTGGTTGTTGCTGGCGGACAGCGTCAAACCGGAAGCGCGTTTTGCCATGAGAGAACTGCGCGAGCTGGGCCTTGGCCGGCAGTTGTTGTTGACGGGTGATCGGCAGAGCGTCGCCCACAGCCTGGCCCAGGAAGTCGGGATCAGCGATGTCGAGGCTCAAGCCTTACCGGAAGACAAACTCAATCGGGTTCTGACCGAAATCGACAATGGTTTCCGGCCGATGGTGGTGGGCGATGGCATCAACGATTCGTTGGCGCTCAAGGCCGGTGTGGTTGGTGTGGCCATGGGTGCGGGCGGGGCGGACATTGCTCTGGCCTCGGCCGACATCGTGTTGATCGGCAGCGATTTGCGTCGGCTCGGCACCTGTGTACGCCTGAGTCGCCAGTGCCGGCAGACCCTGCAGGTCAATGTGATCATTGGTCTGGGCTGGACGCTGGCGATTGTTGCGTTCGCCGCGTTTGGCTGGCTGGGGGCCGCGGGGGCGATGATTGCTGCGGTCCTGCATAACCTGAGCACTTTGCTGGTGCTGGGCAATGCCGGGCGTTTGCTGCGGTTCCAGGAGCCGCTGCTCAAGCTGAAAGAAGAGGGTTGAGGGCCTGGCCTTACCAGGTCAGCCTGCCGCCTGATAAGGCACAGGCGCTGAACGTGGAGCTTTGCCGAACTGTGCGCACAATTGACAGTCAACTGTGAAGAGGGCGCACCTCTTCAGGCCGTCACGTGGCTGAAGCAATGGGTTTACGACAGTTTGTTGCTCCGTCGTGACTTATAGGAAAAGGCTATTAAATCGATAGCCAGCTAATTTTCCATGATGGTCTACCCTCAATTCAGACGTCTGAAACAAGGGGGGCTATTCATGCTCGCGCAACTTCCGCCGGCCTTACAGAATCTGCAATTACCGCTTCGCTTGCGACTCTGGGATGGTCATGAATTTAATCTGGGGCCCGCGCCCAGCGTCACGATTGTGGTCAAGGACCCGCAACTGGTGTCTCAATTCACCCGCCCAAGCCTCGACTTGCTGGGGGCTGCCTTCGTCGAGGGCAAGCTCGAACTCGAAGGCTCGATCAGCGATGTGATCCGGGTGTGTGATGAGTGGAGCCAGGCTTTGCTGAATGAAGCTGACGACAATCAACCGGTGCGCTCTGTCCATGACAAAGCCACTGACGCGGCGGCAATTTCCTATCACTACGATCTTTCGAATGCCTTCTATCAGCTCTGGCTCGACAGTGACATGGCGTACTCCTGCGCCTACTTCGAGACCGGCAGCGAAACCCTGGAACAGGCCCAACAAGCAAAGTTTCGCCACCTGTGTCGCAAACTACGCCTGCAACCCGGCGAGTATCTGTTGGATGTCGGCTGCGGCTGGGGAGGGTTGGCGCGTTATGCTGCGCGGGAGTTTGGGGTGAAAGTATTTGGCATCACCTTGAGTAAAGAGCAACTGGCGTTGGCCCGGGAACGGGTGATCGCTGAAGGTTTGCAGGATCAGGTCGAGCTACAGCTGCTCGATTACCGCGACCTGCCGCAGGACGGGCGGTTTGATAAGGTCGTGAGTGTCGGCATGTTCGAACACGTCGGGCATGCCAACCTGGCGGAGTACTGCAAGACATTGTTCGGTGTCGTGCGCGAAGGTGGCCTGGTGATGAACCACGGCATTACCGCCAAACACATCGATGGCCGGCCAGTGGGGCGCGGTGCCGGTGAGTTCATCGAGCGTTACGTTTTCCCCAACGGGGAATTGCCGCACCTGTCGATGATCTCGGCCGAGATCAGTGACGCGGGATTGGAGATCGTCGATGTCGAAAGCCTGCGCTTGCATTACGCACGCACGCTGGACCACTGGAGCGAGCGGCTAGAGGACAACCTGGAAGCCGCTTCTAAAGAGGTTCCAGTGCAGGCGTTGCGGATCTGGCGACTGTATCTGGCAGGCTGCGCCTACGCGTTTGCGCGGGGCTGGATCAACTTGCACCAGATCCTCGCGGTCAAGACCCACGCCGACGGCAGCCATGAGCTACCGTGGACGCGTGACGACATCTACAACCCTTAAAGGATCGGCGAGATAAGCCGGGCGATCCGCATGCCAAGCTGTTGCAGGCGGTGGGTCTTGCGGCTTTCGCCTTTGGCAATTTCGTGGGCCTGAGCAAAGTCGTCGTTGAGCATGTGTTCCACCTCATTAGCGAATGTGCTGTCGACGGTCAGTAGCATCACTTCGAAGTTGAGTCGGAACGAACGGTTGTCCAGATTCGCACTGCCGATGGCGCTGATTTCGCTGTCGATCAACACGACCTTCTGATGCAGGAAACCCGGCTGGTAACGGAACACCCGAACCCCGGCGCGTACCGCTTCGAAGGCGTACAGGCTGGAGGCGGCGTAGACGATCCGGTGATCCGGGCGAGATGGCAGCAGAATTCGCACATCGACCCCGCGCAGCACCGCCAGGCGCAGCGCGGCAAACACTGCCTCATCAGGAATGAAATACGGGCTGGTGATCCACACGCGCTCGGTCGCGGACTGGATGGCTTCAACGAAAAACAGTGAGCAGGTTTCGTAAGGGTCCGCCGGGCCACTGGCCAGCAGTTGGCAGAGCACGCCGTCATCGGGGTAGCTCTGCGGCAGTATCAGCGGTGGCAGTTTGCGGGAGGCCCAGAACCAGTCTTCCGCGAATGACTCCTGCATGCACGCAACCACGGGGCCGCTGACGGCAACGTGGGTATCGCGCCACGGTGCCAGCGGTGGTTTCTCGCCCATGTATTCGTCGCCGACGTTATGCCCGCCGACAAATCCCTGCAGACCGTCGACCACGACAATCTTGCGGTGGTTACGGAAGTTCACCTGGAACCGATTGAGCCAGCCACTGCGTGTGGCGAATGCTTCGACCTGCACCCCGGCATCGCGCAAAGGTTCAACGTAGCTGTAAGGCAGGGAGTGGCTACCGATTCGATCGTAGAGCAGGTAAATGGCGACACCTTCCGCGGATTTTTCCATCAGCAGTGTTTGCAGGCGTCGGCCGAGCTGGTCGTCATGGATGATGAAGAACTGAATCAGCACAGCTTCGCGGGCGGTGCGTATCGCTTCGAAAATCGCATCAAAGGTCGAATGGCCGTTGATCAACAGGCGCACCTGATTGTTCGCCAGGCACGGCATCCGCCCCAGCTTCGGCATCGCCCGCAACGACGCGTAGGCATTAGAGGCGCGCGCGGTTAACGCTTCCTCGACCCACGGGCGCCAGTCCAGATCGGCGATGGCCTTGCGCATTTCTTCGTTGGCCTGTCGACGCGCCTTGATATAAGCGTCGAAGCTGCTGCGACCAAAGACCAGATAAGGGATGAGCGTCAGATAGGGTATGAACACCAGTGACAAGGCCCAGGCAATCGAGCCTTGAGCAGTCCTGACGGTCAATACGGCATGAATGGCCGCGATCGTGCCCAGCGAGTGGATGAGTGCGATCAGATAAGCGAAAAGATGGGGTCCAAAAAAATCCATGGGGCAATCGTGCTCCTGACAATTCAATGCTTAACAGACCATGTTCCACGGTGAATGTCGCTATTTAATTAGACATGCAACCGAAGTAGATTGGCGACGTCTAACGGCCACTAATGTCTAGGAGTTACTCGATGAACGTACGTCTGCTGGGTTTGGCCATGGCTGTTGGCTT
It encodes:
- the cls gene encoding cardiolipin synthase, whose product is MDFFGPHLFAYLIALIHSLGTIAAIHAVLTVRTAQGSIAWALSLVFIPYLTLIPYLVFGRSSFDAYIKARRQANEEMRKAIADLDWRPWVEEALTARASNAYASLRAMPKLGRMPCLANNQVRLLINGHSTFDAIFEAIRTAREAVLIQFFIIHDDQLGRRLQTLLMEKSAEGVAIYLLYDRIGSHSLPYSYVEPLRDAGVQVEAFATRSGWLNRFQVNFRNHRKIVVVDGLQGFVGGHNVGDEYMGEKPPLAPWRDTHVAVSGPVVACMQESFAEDWFWASRKLPPLILPQSYPDDGVLCQLLASGPADPYETCSLFFVEAIQSATERVWITSPYFIPDEAVFAALRLAVLRGVDVRILLPSRPDHRIVYAASSLYAFEAVRAGVRVFRYQPGFLHQKVVLIDSEISAIGSANLDNRSFRLNFEVMLLTVDSTFANEVEHMLNDDFAQAHEIAKGESRKTHRLQQLGMRIARLISPIL
- the hflK gene encoding protease modulator HflK, with translation MSVVPRGTNELGSPWIQAGRLTFLALYAITVLAALAWAFSNVRQIDPQNRAVVLHFGALDRIQNAGLLLAWPRPFEQVILLPAADRVIERRVENLLRSDAALQGERVASFATPLSDALAGSGYLLTGDSGVVQLDVRVFYKVTEPYAFVRQGEHVLPALDRLVTRSAVALTAARDLDTILVARPELIGADNQAAERRERLRGDLVQGINQRLAELAATGQGLGIEVARVDVQSSLPGPAVNAFNAVLTASQQADKAVANARTDAEKLTQTATQQADRALQVAHAQASERLAKASADTAAVLSLAQAQQKGTDPEMLLRIYRERMPKILGQAGSVTTVNPKDDSRLIIQGAEQ
- the cfaB gene encoding C17 cyclopropane fatty acid synthase CfaB, which encodes MLAQLPPALQNLQLPLRLRLWDGHEFNLGPAPSVTIVVKDPQLVSQFTRPSLDLLGAAFVEGKLELEGSISDVIRVCDEWSQALLNEADDNQPVRSVHDKATDAAAISYHYDLSNAFYQLWLDSDMAYSCAYFETGSETLEQAQQAKFRHLCRKLRLQPGEYLLDVGCGWGGLARYAAREFGVKVFGITLSKEQLALARERVIAEGLQDQVELQLLDYRDLPQDGRFDKVVSVGMFEHVGHANLAEYCKTLFGVVREGGLVMNHGITAKHIDGRPVGRGAGEFIERYVFPNGELPHLSMISAEISDAGLEIVDVESLRLHYARTLDHWSERLEDNLEAASKEVPVQALRIWRLYLAGCAYAFARGWINLHQILAVKTHADGSHELPWTRDDIYNP
- the hflC gene encoding protease modulator HflC translates to MSPSHTHEPHDHHDHVGHDHGGHHHGHHHHHHGDPQEAGPFPWRRMGWAALLVLFAIAAASLVQVRSGEATVITRFGNPSRVLLEPGLGWRWPAPFEAAIPVDLRLRTTSSGLQDVGTRDGLRIIVQAYVAWQVQGDPDNVQRFMRAVQNQPDEAARQIRTFVGSALETTASSFDLANLVNTDANQVHIADFEAQLRKQIDQQLLTTYGVRVLQVGIERLTLPSVTLTATVDRMRAERETIATERTAIGKREAAQIRSAAERDARIVQADATVKAADIEAQSRVEAAQIYGKAYAGSPQLYNLLRSLDTLGTMVTPGTKLILRTDAAPFRVLVDGPPTLDNKSGSQP
- a CDS encoding cation-translocating P-type ATPase; amino-acid sequence: MTAQTAAAPSMLSTAEQRSAARQLTLAMLALGLLGLGLVWRWLSPEQTGVSQLLLGLASLLVAVPVMRSAWYSLRYPSLHGITDQLIALAMMGAWATGDLLTAALLPIIMIFGHVLEERSVIGSQEAIHALGRLTRSHARKVQADGSIIEIDNAALKAGDIVEVRAGDRVPADGLVLSGQASLDTAPITGESVPLEATVGMQVFGGAINLDGLLRLEVTRTGNESTLGKVIALMQSAERSKPPITRLLERYAGSYMVLVLLLAAVTWFVTNDAQAMLAVLVAACPCALVLSAPATAIAGIAVAARHGILIRSSAFLEELADLTSLVVDKTGTLTFGTLRLQSIDSPIEDRGPLLKLAASLGSASSHPVSRALAGLVAQEHFLLLSDIRERQGLGVVAMTEQGEAALGRPELFAQLGIATSTVPEHDGPIAGLALNGRFLAWLLLADSVKPEARFAMRELRELGLGRQLLLTGDRQSVAHSLAQEVGISDVEAQALPEDKLNRVLTEIDNGFRPMVVGDGINDSLALKAGVVGVAMGAGGADIALASADIVLIGSDLRRLGTCVRLSRQCRQTLQVNVIIGLGWTLAIVAFAAFGWLGAAGAMIAAVLHNLSTLLVLGNAGRLLRFQEPLLKLKEEG